Proteins from one Methanofastidiosum sp. genomic window:
- a CDS encoding DEAD/DEAH box helicase: protein MEKVSLMLIAVRNKKKKDEVEILEYLNGKIISKYILILVQDGERFVPKKFRKIENEKETILMPKESLKLLRSDTLFISKDHFPEEILNLFTNMINSYGAKYDFISICRFCLIENRINTKGTPYTYRSEPICELCAKSEITKDLNYKGIKDTKLAEKLLKRYSDVDRVLMVFDPKFDPTKDSSITMYDKIDASPLDIKIINISDLDMPIEVKDRFVSRGINELTPVQSIAIANGLFKGCNFLVMSETASGKTLIGELSFFSRYKKGDKLLYLSPLVSLSLQKYEDFKDNYPNNNVSLRVGLSRIAENPKDINRSLDSDIIVGTYEGIDQILRSGLTINGVSTVVIDEIHMLQDKERGPLLDSLISRLYKLYPKAQFIGLSATVGNPKDLSETLKMELVSYDKRPVPLERHVIFCSGHGGKLHIISRIIRKENSEVSSKGHKGQVIVFSNSRKNCHSLAEHFKTRGINAAAYHSGLPFKERREIETKFWKGKLDTVVTTAALAAGVDFPASAVVFETLSMGIEPLKIFEFQQMIGRAGRPSFHDKGKAYLLIDPQEKYGEVSEEEHCFYLLDNKSEKVDIQYDNDISLERTLSIISTFSNLSISEIKRNFEMGFAPSFDNLFIDSLKKEGLIEIKADKVNITKFGRIVSSNFLKISHALFIKKFNKDDVREIIFETLPFPNTYLTSKLQAVLKIDSSSLFSGTTLEKIYFQNRKEALSKHGEEVLINLLTEFFSCGCKDAPYCKCPKIEIGKRLLDLRKAKLSPHRISEEFRKEYGLKIFSADLINWLDSAIRTLETTEKIFTLYGKEKQRKATIKEILNIVGR, encoded by the coding sequence GTGGAAAAGGTTTCTTTAATGCTTATTGCTGTTAGGAACAAAAAGAAAAAAGACGAAGTTGAGATTTTAGAGTATCTTAATGGAAAAATTATTTCAAAATATATTCTCATCCTTGTCCAGGATGGAGAGAGATTTGTTCCTAAAAAATTTAGAAAAATTGAGAATGAAAAAGAAACAATACTAATGCCTAAAGAATCGCTTAAACTTCTAAGAAGCGACACACTATTTATCTCAAAAGATCATTTTCCAGAAGAGATACTGAACTTATTTACTAATATGATAAATTCATATGGCGCAAAATATGATTTTATTTCTATATGTAGGTTCTGTCTAATTGAAAATAGAATAAATACAAAAGGAACCCCTTACACATATCGCTCTGAACCAATATGTGAATTGTGTGCAAAATCTGAAATTACAAAAGATTTGAACTATAAAGGAATAAAAGATACAAAACTTGCCGAGAAACTACTCAAAAGATATTCTGATGTTGACAGAGTCCTGATGGTTTTTGATCCTAAGTTTGATCCAACAAAAGATTCTTCAATTACAATGTATGACAAAATTGATGCTTCCCCTCTTGACATTAAAATTATCAATATATCTGATCTCGACATGCCTATTGAAGTTAAAGACAGATTTGTCTCAAGAGGTATTAATGAACTTACTCCAGTTCAGTCCATAGCCATAGCAAATGGACTTTTTAAGGGATGTAATTTTCTCGTAATGAGTGAGACTGCTTCAGGAAAAACTTTGATAGGGGAGCTATCATTTTTTTCAAGATACAAAAAGGGCGATAAATTACTTTATCTGTCGCCTCTAGTTTCACTTTCTTTACAGAAATACGAAGATTTTAAAGATAATTATCCAAATAATAATGTTTCTTTAAGGGTGGGATTATCAAGAATAGCTGAGAATCCTAAAGATATCAATAGGTCACTAGATTCAGACATAATAGTTGGAACATACGAAGGTATTGATCAAATACTTAGGTCTGGTCTTACAATTAATGGAGTTTCAACAGTTGTAATAGATGAAATTCATATGCTTCAAGATAAAGAAAGAGGGCCCCTATTAGACAGTCTAATCTCTAGACTTTACAAGTTGTATCCAAAAGCACAGTTTATAGGGCTGTCCGCGACTGTCGGAAATCCAAAAGATCTTTCTGAAACACTTAAAATGGAGCTAGTGAGTTATGATAAAAGGCCCGTTCCCCTAGAGAGGCATGTTATTTTTTGTTCAGGCCACGGCGGAAAACTTCATATTATCTCTAGGATAATAAGGAAAGAGAATTCTGAAGTTTCTTCTAAAGGCCATAAGGGACAAGTAATTGTTTTTTCAAATTCACGAAAAAATTGCCATTCCTTAGCTGAACACTTTAAGACTAGAGGGATAAACGCAGCTGCTTATCATTCTGGCCTCCCCTTTAAGGAGAGAAGAGAAATAGAAACAAAATTTTGGAAAGGAAAGCTAGATACTGTAGTCACTACCGCCGCACTTGCGGCAGGTGTTGATTTCCCAGCGTCTGCAGTAGTATTTGAAACTCTTTCAATGGGCATAGAACCACTTAAAATATTTGAATTTCAGCAGATGATTGGAAGGGCAGGAAGACCATCTTTTCACGATAAAGGTAAGGCTTACCTTTTGATAGATCCACAAGAGAAATATGGCGAAGTTTCAGAAGAAGAGCATTGTTTCTACCTCTTAGATAACAAATCTGAAAAGGTCGATATCCAATATGACAATGATATTTCTTTGGAGAGAACACTTTCTATTATCTCTACATTTTCAAATTTGTCTATTAGCGAAATAAAAAGAAATTTTGAAATGGGATTTGCCCCATCTTTCGATAATTTGTTTATTGATAGTTTAAAGAAAGAAGGACTAATAGAAATAAAAGCGGATAAAGTTAATATTACTAAATTTGGCAGAATTGTTTCATCAAACTTTCTCAAAATATCTCATGCACTATTCATAAAAAAGTTTAATAAAGACGATGTAAGGGAAATTATTTTTGAAACTTTACCTTTCCCAAACACATATCTAACTAGTAAACTCCAAGCCGTTCTAAAAATTGATTCCTCTTCTCTTTTTTCTGGGACGACTTTAGAGAAAATCTATTTCCAAAACAGAAAGGAAGCACTGTCTAAACATGGCGAAGAAGTTTTGATTAATCTTCTAACTGAATTCTTTTCCTGTGGATGCAAAGATGCCCCATATTGTAAATGTCCAAAAATTGAAATTGGAAAAAGATTATTGGATTTAAGAAAAGCAAAATTATCGCCACATAGGATTAGTGAAGAATTTAGAAAAGAATACGGATTAAAAATATTTTCCGCTGATTTAATCAATTGGCTAGATTCTGCAATAAGGACTCTTGAAACAACAGAAAAAATATTTACTCTTTATGGTAAGGAAAAACAAAGAAAAGCTACAATAAAAGAGATATTAAATATTGTTGGAAGATGA
- a CDS encoding adenylyltransferase/cytidyltransferase family protein gives MKVLIAGNFDVIHPGHIYFLNEGSKLGKVTVVVARDETIKKFKGRAPIFNENERKLILENLKMVEKVILGDQKDFFAPVLSEKPDIIFLGPDQYSSWIEERINKSGLNTKIMRLDKRLPYSSSELKKRFLKVYTLDSIKETKDP, from the coding sequence TTGAAGGTTCTTATAGCAGGCAATTTTGATGTCATTCACCCGGGCCATATCTATTTTTTAAACGAAGGGTCAAAATTAGGAAAAGTTACTGTTGTAGTAGCCAGAGATGAAACTATAAAAAAATTCAAAGGTCGAGCACCGATATTTAATGAAAATGAACGCAAACTAATTCTTGAAAATCTTAAGATGGTTGAAAAAGTAATACTTGGAGATCAAAAAGATTTTTTTGCGCCAGTCTTATCCGAGAAGCCAGACATAATTTTTCTAGGGCCGGATCAATACTCATCATGGATTGAGGAACGTATTAATAAAAGTGGCCTTAATACAAAAATAATGAGACTTGACAAAAGATTACCATATAGTTCAAGTGAACTTAAGAAGAGGTTTTTAAAGGTATACACATTAGATTCTATTAAGGAGACTAAAGACCCATAA
- a CDS encoding GTP-binding protein, with protein MFKEVPRIEIDEIVDKAFKNAKKKALSSKKNINEMVKEKESIRVTIAGENLAESLYKVVDRYPSFDRLPPFTRELIDIIVGIDKLRHNLGAVSFAVNTINSIKIEYIKNIRRSKSSQDASYLRKECYGRYISILKQIEKNLKFLNNARDRLKNLPSINPDLYTVVIAGFPNVGKSSLLKALTNSEPEINSYPFTTKGINVSSFNYNKRKIQVVDTPGLLDRELSFRNPIELQAISALKYLAKLIVFVFDPTESCGYSMEQQLNLYNEISDSFIGIPFIKVLNKADLKEWGFKEGIDGIKISAQDGANIDELKKKIEEILFNYFEEEVDYFGKN; from the coding sequence ATGTTCAAAGAAGTACCTCGTATAGAAATAGATGAGATAGTTGATAAAGCATTTAAAAATGCTAAGAAAAAAGCCCTCTCTAGTAAAAAAAATATTAATGAGATGGTCAAAGAAAAAGAATCAATTAGGGTGACCATTGCTGGTGAGAATTTAGCAGAGTCTCTCTATAAAGTTGTAGATAGATACCCTTCTTTTGATAGATTACCTCCTTTCACAAGAGAGTTAATAGACATTATTGTTGGTATCGATAAATTAAGGCACAATCTAGGCGCCGTTTCATTCGCAGTTAATACAATTAATTCAATAAAAATAGAGTATATAAAAAATATTAGAAGGTCGAAGTCATCTCAAGATGCATCATATCTACGAAAAGAGTGTTATGGCAGATACATATCAATCTTAAAGCAGATAGAAAAAAATCTTAAATTTCTAAATAATGCTAGAGACCGGTTAAAAAATCTTCCTTCTATTAATCCTGATTTATACACAGTTGTTATTGCAGGATTTCCAAATGTTGGTAAATCTTCACTACTTAAAGCCCTTACAAACTCTGAACCTGAAATTAACTCATATCCATTTACAACAAAAGGGATAAATGTTTCCTCTTTTAATTATAATAAAAGAAAGATACAGGTTGTAGATACTCCTGGTTTATTAGATAGAGAACTAAGTTTTAGAAATCCAATCGAATTACAGGCCATATCTGCATTAAAGTATCTTGCAAAATTAATAGTATTTGTATTTGACCCTACAGAATCCTGTGGTTACAGTATGGAACAACAATTGAATTTGTACAATGAAATATCTGATAGTTTTATAGGCATTCCTTTTATAAAAGTATTAAATAAAGCAGACTTAAAAGAGTGGGGATTTAAAGAAGGGATAGATGGAATAAAAATATCTGCTCAAGATGGTGCAAATATAGACGAACTAAAAAAGAAGATAGAAGAAATACTTTTCAATTATTTTGAAGAAGAGGTTGATTATTTTGGAAAAAATTGA
- a CDS encoding DUF2124 family protein, with amino-acid sequence MEKIEVDSKGITGFLRTFKQIVEDIDKEKEIKKIVFTGNKFTCTPFVELLTYVIRSMNKEILYVPAINLDEPYKVILSNVDCDFVNGGDPFNPDLVVIMGGLAMKGGPEIQSVEKFLEKIGNNNKKIIGVCFMGIFEKSGWCDVIPFDHMIDTFMDSLIYRR; translated from the coding sequence TTGGAAAAAATTGAGGTAGACTCCAAAGGCATAACAGGTTTTTTAAGAACTTTTAAACAGATAGTAGAAGATATTGATAAAGAAAAAGAAATCAAAAAAATTGTTTTTACCGGAAATAAGTTTACATGTACACCTTTTGTCGAACTTTTAACGTATGTTATTAGATCAATGAATAAAGAAATCTTATATGTACCTGCAATTAATCTAGATGAACCATACAAAGTGATTTTGTCTAATGTTGATTGTGATTTTGTTAATGGTGGAGACCCCTTCAATCCTGACTTAGTAGTAATAATGGGAGGTCTTGCTATGAAAGGCGGCCCTGAAATCCAGTCAGTTGAAAAATTTTTGGAAAAAATAGGAAACAATAATAAAAAGATTATTGGTGTTTGTTTCATGGGTATTTTTGAAAAGTCAGGATGGTGTGATGTAATACCATTTGATCATATGATTGATACATTTATGGACAGTTTGATATATAGGAGATAA
- a CDS encoding YcaO-related McrA-glycine thioamidation protein, with protein sequence MELKSCKKQYMKDTHRAIPPEDTLKIVKEKLEICGITRVADITDLDRLGIPVFSAVRPDASLGSVSVYNGKGVSKTEAEVSAIMEGIERYSSEVDEEMILDSSESELKGKVNYLSPYELSLPAQEMYNDYIKIGWVKGYDLIRKEEIYVPANSVFHPYPLKRDYPLFRTNTNGLASGNTLEEAIFHGLCEVIERDAWSLVEMKRTFPKDLIIEINDPLLEDFLNRFKENEIEIVFKDITSDIKVPTILAAIDDLKLKDPTLMVMGMGTHIDPKVALYRAITEAAQSRLTQIHGTREDTQKAEMKRRIGYDRIRRLNWYYLNKFGIETKTSEFLLKASDDILEDINTLIDVLTKNGVKRAIVVDLTRSELGVPVVRVLIPQLEQYGIDNSRIGSRGRMREVDKNYYLFGPKPSSRRG encoded by the coding sequence ATGGAACTAAAAAGCTGTAAGAAACAATACATGAAAGATACTCACAGAGCTATTCCTCCGGAAGACACTTTGAAGATTGTCAAAGAAAAACTTGAGATATGTGGCATTACAAGAGTTGCCGACATAACAGACCTAGATAGGCTTGGGATTCCCGTTTTTTCAGCAGTTAGACCAGATGCATCTTTGGGTTCTGTTTCAGTTTATAATGGAAAGGGCGTATCAAAAACTGAAGCAGAGGTATCTGCAATCATGGAAGGTATCGAAAGATATTCTTCTGAAGTTGATGAAGAGATGATCTTAGATTCTTCAGAATCTGAATTAAAGGGAAAAGTAAATTATTTATCCCCATATGAACTATCCCTGCCCGCCCAAGAAATGTATAATGATTATATCAAGATTGGATGGGTAAAAGGATATGACCTTATAAGAAAAGAGGAAATATATGTACCTGCAAATTCTGTATTTCACCCTTACCCTTTAAAAAGAGACTACCCTCTTTTTAGGACAAATACCAATGGATTGGCTTCTGGAAATACCTTAGAAGAGGCCATATTCCATGGATTGTGCGAAGTTATTGAAAGGGATGCATGGTCTCTTGTTGAAATGAAAAGAACTTTTCCAAAGGATCTTATAATTGAGATAAATGATCCATTGCTTGAAGATTTCCTTAATAGATTTAAAGAAAACGAAATAGAAATTGTATTTAAAGATATTACTTCAGATATTAAAGTTCCTACAATTCTGGCTGCAATTGATGATTTGAAATTAAAGGACCCAACACTTATGGTAATGGGAATGGGAACCCATATAGATCCAAAAGTAGCATTATACCGTGCTATAACTGAAGCTGCTCAATCGAGATTAACTCAAATTCATGGGACAAGAGAAGATACCCAAAAAGCTGAAATGAAAAGAAGGATAGGGTATGACCGCATTAGAAGATTAAACTGGTATTACTTAAACAAATTTGGAATTGAGACAAAAACTTCAGAGTTTTTACTTAAAGCTTCAGATGATATCTTAGAGGATATTAATACATTGATAGATGTTTTAACTAAAAATGGAGTAAAAAGGGCAATAGTTGTTGACCTTACAAGAAGTGAACTCGGAGTACCTGTAGTAAGAGTTCTTATTCCACAGCTTGAACAGTATGGAATTGACAATTCAAGAATAGGCTCAAGAGGGCGGATGAGAGAAGTTGATAAAAATTATTATCTATTTGGGCCCAAGCCTTCCTCTAGAAGAGGCTAA
- a CDS encoding TfuA-related McrA-glycine thioamidation protein, with amino-acid sequence MIKIIIYLGPSLPLEEAKKILSSDNRKKVVYAPPIRRGDIPKAVSEGFEVIGIIDGVFFRESAVSPRELMDILKSNVKIYGSSSMGALRASELDRYGMIGIGKIYQNYREGIFNSDDEVALSFDSEEYNPISEPLVNIRETIKKALDENIITKEESEIIFKSAKSLYFPERRWNKIIENSEKLMCKSLSSFSEFIKKNRVDIKKDDAILLLKRIEEDSKWL; translated from the coding sequence TTGATAAAAATTATTATCTATTTGGGCCCAAGCCTTCCTCTAGAAGAGGCTAAAAAAATCTTATCTTCAGATAATAGAAAAAAAGTTGTCTATGCCCCCCCTATTAGAAGAGGGGATATTCCTAAAGCTGTTTCAGAAGGTTTTGAGGTAATTGGAATAATAGATGGAGTTTTCTTTAGGGAGAGTGCTGTGTCACCAAGAGAGCTAATGGATATTCTTAAATCAAATGTGAAAATATACGGATCTTCAAGCATGGGCGCATTAAGAGCTTCAGAGTTAGATAGATATGGCATGATTGGCATTGGAAAAATCTATCAAAACTACCGGGAAGGAATCTTTAACTCTGATGATGAAGTTGCATTGTCCTTTGATAGCGAGGAATATAATCCAATATCTGAGCCCCTTGTAAATATTAGAGAAACAATAAAAAAGGCTCTTGATGAGAATATTATTACTAAAGAAGAATCAGAAATAATTTTCAAATCTGCAAAAAGTTTGTATTTCCCAGAAAGGCGATGGAACAAAATAATTGAAAATTCAGAAAAATTAATGTGCAAATCCCTTTCTAGTTTTTCTGAATTTATTAAGAAAAATAGAGTTGATATAAAGAAAGATGATGCAATTCTTCTACTAAAAAGAATCGAAGAGGATTCGAAATGGTTATAA
- the hemL gene encoding glutamate-1-semialdehyde 2,1-aminomutase, whose translation MRNNKDLFEESKKYLCGGVNSPVRAMKPYPFFTERAKGAMLLDAEGKSYIDYCLCYGPMMLGHKNPEIIDAVKHQLEKGTAYGTPTENEIIFAKRLSQIVPNVEKIRCVSTGTEATMSAIRLARGITEREKMVKFDGGFHGAHDVVLVKAGSGVMTNAIPGSKGIPENSVKNTVSVQFNNIEALSTVIEKGDVAGIIIEPIIANAGCIIPEKGYLKEVKRIAKQNGTLLIMDEVITGFRLSLGGAQEYFKVNGDIITMGKIIGGGFPLAVFGGKKKIMKEVSPEGHVYNAGTFNGNPVSITAGLKTLDILERKDTYTKITEMTNKLMDGLSDMTAKMKTALYGAPGMFCLYFGVEEVKNYEDAKKSDTDMFKKFHTELLKRGVFLPPSQFECNFLSIDHGEVIDKTLESMDSALKAIKR comes from the coding sequence ATGAGAAACAACAAAGATCTATTTGAAGAATCTAAAAAATATCTGTGTGGTGGAGTTAATAGCCCAGTTAGAGCAATGAAGCCATATCCGTTCTTTACTGAAAGGGCAAAGGGGGCAATGCTATTAGACGCCGAAGGCAAAAGTTACATAGATTATTGTTTGTGCTATGGGCCAATGATGTTGGGACATAAAAATCCAGAAATAATTGATGCCGTAAAACATCAACTTGAAAAAGGAACTGCATATGGAACCCCTACTGAAAATGAGATTATCTTTGCAAAAAGATTGAGTCAAATCGTGCCAAATGTGGAAAAGATAAGGTGTGTTAGTACCGGTACTGAAGCCACAATGAGTGCAATAAGGCTTGCGAGAGGTATAACTGAAAGAGAGAAGATGGTAAAATTTGATGGGGGATTTCACGGGGCCCATGACGTAGTATTAGTAAAAGCTGGTTCTGGCGTAATGACTAATGCAATCCCAGGATCAAAAGGTATACCAGAAAATTCAGTAAAAAATACTGTTTCCGTACAATTTAATAACATTGAAGCACTGTCCACCGTTATTGAGAAAGGAGATGTTGCAGGGATAATTATAGAGCCAATAATAGCAAATGCTGGCTGCATTATACCAGAGAAAGGTTATCTAAAAGAAGTAAAACGAATTGCAAAGCAGAACGGAACATTGTTGATTATGGATGAAGTTATCACCGGGTTTAGATTAAGTTTAGGTGGAGCTCAAGAATACTTCAAAGTAAATGGCGACATTATTACTATGGGAAAAATAATAGGCGGGGGATTCCCACTTGCAGTTTTTGGTGGAAAAAAGAAGATAATGAAAGAAGTATCCCCAGAGGGTCATGTATATAATGCAGGCACGTTTAATGGAAATCCAGTTTCTATAACTGCAGGACTTAAGACATTGGACATCTTAGAAAGAAAGGATACTTATACAAAAATAACTGAAATGACAAACAAGCTAATGGACGGACTTTCAGATATGACTGCAAAAATGAAAACTGCGTTATACGGAGCTCCGGGAATGTTCTGTTTATATTTTGGTGTTGAGGAAGTTAAAAATTATGAAGATGCAAAGAAATCAGATACTGATATGTTTAAGAAGTTCCACACAGAACTATTAAAAAGAGGGGTATTTTTACCGCCTTCTCAATTTGAATGTAACTTCTTATCTATAGACCATGGAGAGGTAATTGATAAAACATTAGAAAGTATGGATTCTGCGCTAAAGGCAATTAAAAGATGA
- the hemC gene encoding hydroxymethylbilane synthase codes for MKLICGTRGSKLALTQTDEAIEDLCNKTGIEVEKKIIKTKGDQVLDLPLHKIGGKGLFIKEIDDALINNQIDFAIHSLKDYPTEILPELEICAITKRRPPYDAIISLEESIEDLPEEASLGTSSLRRKSEIFRVRPDLNLKDIRGNLDTRIRKLKEGQYDAIIVAEAGFRRLYGEINKIEDYFFSRISADIIIPAPGQGALAIVCRKEDSKIKEILKSINDEKTRIETMCERQFMIDVGGGCNLPVGALSFINDQEIEIKAFVGNFEGTKSVRGENKGKKEDYINIAKELAKKVNIRE; via the coding sequence ATGAAACTTATTTGCGGTACAAGAGGATCTAAGTTAGCTTTGACTCAAACTGATGAAGCTATTGAGGATTTATGTAATAAAACTGGGATAGAAGTTGAGAAAAAGATTATAAAAACTAAGGGCGATCAGGTTCTTGATCTTCCCTTGCACAAGATTGGTGGCAAGGGTCTATTTATAAAAGAAATAGATGACGCCCTTATAAACAATCAGATTGATTTTGCTATTCATTCATTGAAGGATTATCCAACTGAGATTCTACCTGAACTTGAAATATGTGCAATAACTAAAAGACGGCCACCATATGACGCTATAATTAGCCTTGAAGAATCTATAGAAGATCTTCCAGAAGAAGCCTCATTAGGAACTTCTTCTTTGAGGAGAAAGTCCGAAATATTTAGAGTTCGCCCTGATTTAAATCTCAAAGATATCAGGGGAAATTTAGATACAAGGATTAGGAAATTGAAAGAAGGCCAGTATGATGCAATAATAGTCGCAGAAGCAGGTTTTAGAAGATTATATGGCGAAATAAATAAAATTGAAGATTACTTTTTTTCTAGAATAAGCGCTGATATTATAATTCCAGCTCCAGGGCAGGGCGCTTTGGCTATTGTATGTAGAAAAGAAGATTCTAAAATAAAAGAAATATTGAAAAGTATCAATGATGAAAAAACAAGGATTGAAACAATGTGCGAGAGACAATTCATGATTGATGTAGGTGGTGGATGTAATCTTCCTGTTGGTGCCCTTTCTTTTATTAATGATCAAGAAATAGAAATCAAAGCTTTTGTAGGTAATTTTGAAGGAACAAAATCAGTAAGGGGAGAAAATAAAGGCAAAAAGGAAGACTATATAAATATAGCTAAGGAGCTTGCTAAGAAAGTCAATATTAGAGAGTGA
- the cobA gene encoding uroporphyrinogen-III C-methyltransferase: MVVYIVGAGPGDPKLITVKALELIKKADVILYDKLVSKDLLSYSKKECIKVYVGKKSEGSSQFQEDINKELYDYGKDYNVVVRLKGGDPYIFGRGAEEAMYLYERGVSFEVIPGISSTVSCPMYSGIPLSYRESNSAFAFLTGHEAENKSFSINWDKLPDTLIIVMGIKNREAIATNLIKSGFDPKTPVAIIKNGTTLLQETTICDLSTLGKTPAEPPSVIFVGKNVKFRDKLDFFEKKLSLIKGKEIFVSRETGEELEIMKKMGAEVYAYSLIDIINIDFKVPNLSDYDVIVLTSATGVDRLENIDLPKDKEYYTIGPKTEGKLIEKGIYPRRPEKYNSKELAKFMISEFKDKKKILTLRSEEAPGYLEDRLKEFHEVTRVDVYKVRTRNDIPDKKNFDIAFVSSSSNADAFIKMGLKADIIVSIGPETSNGLLKNGIAPTIEAENHTISGMLEALLDYLIGCESHGKNKRS; encoded by the coding sequence TTGGTAGTATATATAGTAGGGGCAGGTCCTGGCGATCCAAAGTTAATCACAGTTAAAGCCCTTGAATTGATAAAGAAGGCTGATGTAATACTTTATGATAAACTTGTGAGTAAAGATTTACTTTCCTATTCAAAAAAGGAATGTATTAAGGTATATGTTGGAAAAAAGTCAGAAGGGTCCAGCCAATTCCAAGAGGATATAAATAAAGAACTTTATGATTACGGGAAAGACTACAATGTTGTTGTTAGACTTAAAGGGGGAGACCCTTACATTTTTGGTAGAGGTGCAGAAGAAGCAATGTATCTCTACGAAAGAGGTGTTTCTTTTGAAGTTATTCCGGGGATTTCATCAACTGTTTCATGTCCGATGTATTCCGGCATTCCTCTTTCATATAGAGAATCCAATTCAGCCTTTGCATTTCTAACGGGCCATGAAGCTGAAAACAAGTCATTTAGTATAAACTGGGATAAACTTCCGGATACTCTAATAATTGTGATGGGTATAAAAAATAGAGAAGCAATAGCAACTAATCTAATTAAATCCGGATTTGATCCAAAAACACCTGTTGCAATAATTAAAAATGGAACAACTTTGTTACAAGAAACAACAATCTGTGATTTAAGTACTCTTGGAAAAACTCCCGCTGAACCGCCTTCAGTTATATTTGTCGGAAAAAACGTTAAGTTTAGGGATAAACTTGATTTCTTTGAAAAAAAATTATCATTAATTAAAGGAAAAGAAATTTTTGTCTCTAGAGAAACTGGAGAAGAACTAGAAATTATGAAAAAGATGGGTGCAGAGGTATACGCATATTCACTAATCGACATAATTAATATTGATTTTAAAGTTCCAAATTTATCCGATTATGATGTTATAGTTCTTACAAGTGCGACCGGCGTTGATAGACTTGAAAATATTGATTTGCCAAAGGATAAAGAATACTATACCATAGGGCCAAAAACAGAGGGGAAACTTATTGAAAAGGGGATATATCCGAGAAGGCCCGAAAAATACAACTCGAAAGAACTTGCAAAGTTCATGATATCCGAATTCAAAGACAAAAAAAAGATTTTAACTTTGAGATCAGAGGAAGCCCCAGGATATTTAGAGGATAGGCTAAAAGAGTTCCACGAAGTTACAAGAGTTGATGTTTACAAAGTAAGAACCAGAAATGATATCCCTGACAAGAAGAATTTTGACATTGCTTTTGTATCAAGTTCTTCAAATGCTGATGCTTTTATAAAGATGGGGCTAAAAGCAGATATAATTGTTTCGATAGGGCCTGAAACTAGTAATGGACTATTAAAAAATGGAATAGCCCCCACAATCGAAGCTGAAAATCATACAATTTCAGGTATGCTAGAAGCATTACTTGATTATCTTATTGGATGTGAGAGTCATGGCAAAAATAAAAGATCCTAA